A single region of the Lotus japonicus ecotype B-129 chromosome 4, LjGifu_v1.2 genome encodes:
- the LOC130712462 gene encoding protein FAR1-RELATED SEQUENCE 5-like encodes MTEPYLYEEDLLVDAACDAACGSGNVEPPSNIIPWVPPRISVDATHLFTTDQIFDTRDELEQWAKNVGKANGYVLVIARSDYAISGGKVFVTIKCAKHGIYRPYKDPNTFKYKKTASQKTDCKFNLKGRPTKGDRMWWLKVMDGKHNHEPAKSLVGHPYVGRLTEEEKGLVGTMTSTWTPPRQILAALKENNPSNLTTITQVYSCNKRFKKEERGPLTEMQHLMKKLVEAKYVHFERQQADSSEIRDLFWAHPDAVRLFNTFPHVVIMDCTYKTNRYQIPLLEMVGLTSTGLTFSIAFCYIVREHTIDYVWALECMKSLIADDARLPQVIVTDRDLALLSAVKQCLPNCTNLLCRFHINKNVEAKCKVLIGTDDFALSVMENWKCLIYAETVEQFDEEWKEMCVMCKDFPDFISYISTTWLKHKEKFVSAWTNSVLHFGTTTSNRAESAHSTLKRMLKDGRGDLCASWDAVDRLTTVRHNEIKASFERSINLVEHRFKSPMYTNIRGFVSRKAMQLMEDEQNRVMRDGCGCVFQVTHGLPCACALHSYDRIPYEAIHTFWKILGWDHVPIGSQASNHGDLKSEIDGLTAYFNTLDVAGQSMLRRKVKELYCPSSSSLCPPQVKIKPKRSSKAMESKPPSQQKPSLQRDPCYWEHVNNSLKPTPNKVSCPRSKKSKKSKQSSTSIYLDDLPSFFHQYIEKVIDTRHRSRRLAFD; translated from the exons ATGACTGAACCGTACCTATATGAAGAAGATTTACTGGTTGATGCCGCATGCGATGCCGCATGCGGTTCTGGGAATGTTGAGCCTCCTAGCAATATCATTCCGTGGGTGCCCCCTCGTATAAGCGTGGACGCCACacatttatttacaactgaCCAG ATATTTGATACTCGTGATGAGCTTGAACAATGGGCTAAGAATGTTGGAAAGGCGAATGGTTATGTGCTGGTGATTGCAAGGTCTGACTATGCTATAAGTGGAGGAAAGGTATTTGTTACTATTAAGTGTGCGAAGCATGGTATTTACAGGCCATACAAGGACCCGAATACATTCAAGTACAAAAAGACCGCATCACAAAAGACTGATTGTAAGTTTAATCTCAAAGGACGACCTACGAAGGGTGATAGAATGTGGTGGCTGAAAGTGATGGATGGtaaacacaaccatgaaccagctaaatCACTAGTTGGCCACCCCTACGTTGGTCGACTAACAGAGGAAGAGAAGGGGCTTGTGGGCACCATGACTAGTACTTGGACTCCACCGAGACAAATACTAGCGgcattgaaggaaaacaatccaaGTAACTTGACTACAATCACTCAAGTTTACAGTTGCAACAAAAGGTTTAAAAAAGAGGAGAGGGGaccattgacagaaatgcaacatttgatgaagaagttgGTAGAAGCCAAGTATGTTCACTTTGAAAGGCAACAAGCTGATTCAAGTGAGATTAGGGATCTCTTTTGGGCTCATCCTGATGCGGTCAGactcttcaacacattccctcaTGTGGTCATCATGGATTGCACGTACAAGACAAACAGATATCAGATCCCCTTGCTTGAAATGGTTGGTCTCACTTCTACGGGGTTGACTTTCTCCATAGCATTTTGCTACATAGTTAGGGAGCACACAATTGACTATGTTTGGGCCTTGGAGTGCATGAAGTCTCTTATTGCCGATGATGCCAGATTACCTCAAGTGATTGTGACTGACAGAGATTTGGCTTTACTGAGTGCTGTTAAGCAATGTCTTCCCAATTGTACCAATTTATTATGCCGGttccacataaacaagaatgtggaggcaaagtgcaaagtgttgattggcacggatgattttgcCCTTTCAGTGATGGAGAACTGGAAATGCCTGATATATGCTGAaacagtggaacaatttgatgaGGAATGGAAGGAAATGTGTGTCATGTGTAAGGACTTCCCAGATTTCATATCCTAcatttctactacatggttaaAGCACAAGGAGAAATTTGTGAGTGCGTGGACCAATTCTGTAttgcattttggaacaacaacgaGCAACAG GGCTGAAAGTGCACACTCAACCTTGAAGAGGATGCTGAAAGACGGCAGAGGTGACTTGTGCGCCTCGTGGGATGCAGTGGATAGGTTGACCACTGTACGACACAATGAAATCAAGGCATCATTTGAGCGCAGTATCAACCTTGTAGAACATCGTTTCAAGTCGCCCATGTATACAAATATCAGGGGATTTGTGTCCAGAAAGGCCATGCAACTCATGGAAGATGAACAGAACAGAGTGATGCGTGATGGTTGTGGATGCGTGTTCCAAGTTACCCATGGGCTTCCTTGTGCGTGTGCACTTCATAGTTATGATAGAATTCCGTATGAGGCAATCCATACTTTCTGGAAGATACTTGGTTGGGACCATGTACCCATTGGGAGTCAAGCCTCAAACCATGGAGACCTCAAGTCAGAGATTGATGGCTTGACCGCTTATTTCAACACTTTGGATGTTGCGGGCCAAAGTATGCTAAGGAGGAAGGTAAAAGAGCTATATTGTCCTTCTAGTAGTTCACTGTGTCCTCCTCAAGTGAAGATAAAGCCCAAGCGCTCGTCCAAGGCTATGGAGAGTAAACCACCTAGTCAACAAAAACCATCCTTACAACGTGATCCTTGTTATTGGGAACATGTTAACAATAGCCTCAAGCCAACACCTAACAAAGTCTCTTGTCCTCGAAGCAAGAAGTCTAAGAAGAGCAAGCAGTCCTCCACCAGCATATACTTGGATGATTTGCCATCTTTCTTCCATCAATATATAGAAAAAGTCATAGAT ACCCGACATAGGTCAAGACGGTTGGCCTTTGATTAG
- the LOC130715701 gene encoding uncharacterized protein LOC130715701 produces MVFKCPLSMPYGFEFQDPTGTVGASVHHKVFTESEFAKDINVGSVMLIQKVAVFSPRKSNCYLNITLPNIVKVFSSDCGPPSETFTDITED; encoded by the exons ATGGTATTTAAATGTCCTCTGTCAATGCCATATGGGTTTGAGTTTCAGGATCCTACGGGCACTGTCGGTGCTAGTGTCCATCACAAGGTTTTCACTGAAAGCGAATTCGCGAAGGACATAAATGTTGGATCTGTTATGCTTATCCAGAAG GTAGCTGTGTTTTCTCCTAGAAAATCTAATTGTTACCTGAACATAACATTGCCCAACATAGTTAAG GTATTCTCCAGTGACTGTGGACCTCCATCTGAAACATTCACCGACATTACAGAAGATTGA
- the LOC130712463 gene encoding probable WRKY transcription factor 27 — protein MSSEDWDLFAIVRSGKDLTSVASNTNREISPNTVTNTISPQETTTLFSIRQENDSSSFYNIVQPRTNGIQELRQALMNFINPTTTTTTTTIINTNGNVILNPNSTLSNLTGIYGQQQMQQGLHHLVPVLTTCNSIGASTFGLNIFHQQQQALLQQHEPQVPETSSVALPTHVPQTSPIAQPNIQHQVPQTNYVASSKTKIQEPKPRLTGQMKTVRHVTADKITADMWEWRKYGQKPIKGSPYPRSYYKCNNMKKCDAKKQVERSRTDPSMFIVTYIGDHDHEKPLLRNMLCKTSRVKPLTTHLPNTSQTKAPTNTGSVSLSGIPPMLVLDLLENGDKIVKHSELEGLDMEIGPKSVSDDDDDILIPISDLLKNGDKMVNHGEAEGPNSEIEAKSVSDDDDDTLVPISYLLEDDDKMVNHGEPEGPDLEIRPKSLSDEDDDILIPNLAAMSNIFEMGYQSFDGGVTHMGESDPNCTRWLI, from the exons ATGTCTAGTGAGGACTGGGATCTCTTTGCCATTGTTCGCAGTGGCAAAGATCTCACATCTGTTGCTTCAAACACCAATAGAGAAATTTCACCCAACACAGTCACAAATACCATATCCCCTCAAGAAACCACAACCCTTTTTTCAATTAGACAAGAAAATGACTCATCCTCTTTTTATAATATTGTGCAACCTAGAACCAATGGGATCCAAGAGCTACGCCAAGCACTAATGAATTTCATTAACCCCACCACCACTACTACGACCACCACAATCATTAACACTAACGGTAATGTCATTCTCAATCCTAACTCTACCTTATCTAACCTTACAGGAATCTATGGACAACAACAGATGCAGCAAGGCCTCCATCATCTTGTGCCTGTTCTCACAACTTGCAACTCCATTGGAGCCTCCACTTTTGGCCTTAACATAttccatcaacaacaacaagccCTACTCCAGCAACACGAACCCCAAGTACCCGAGACTAGTTCTGTGGCTCTACCCACTCATGTTCCCCAAACAAGTCCTATTGCTCAGCCAAACATCCAACACCAAGTACCCCAAACCAATTATGTGGCTTCGTCAAAGACCAAAATCCAAGAACCCAAACCAag GTTAACCGGACAGATGAAAACAGTTCGGCATGTGACCGCTGACAAAATAACAGCTGATATGTGGGAATGGAGAAAATATGGACAAAAACCCATCAAAGGTTCTCCGTATCCAAG GAGTTATTACAAATGCAACAACATGAAAAAATGTGACGCGAAAAAGCAAGTAGAACGAAGCAGAACGGACCCGAGCATGTTTATTGTGACATACATCGGAGATCACGATCATGAGAAACCGCTTCTTCGGAACATGCTTTGCAAAACCTCAAGGGTCAAGCCATTAACAACCCATTTACCTAACACCTCGCAAACCAAGGCACCCACCAACACTGGGAGCGTTAGTTTATCGGGTATTCCTCCCATGCTGGTGTTAGATCTGCTAGAGAATGGTGACAAAATAGTTAAACATAGCGAACTTGAAGGCCTTGACATGGAAATAGGACCTAAATCAGTCtccgatgatgatgatgacattcTAATACCCATATCAGATCTGCTAAAGAATGGTGACAAAATGGTTAACCATGGAGAAGCCGAAGGCCCTAACTCGGAAATAGAAGCTAAATCAGTCtccgatgatgatgatgacactCTAGTACCCATATCATATCTGCTGGAGGACGATGACAAAATGGTTAACCATGGAGAACCCGAAGGCCCTGACCTGGAAATAAGACCTAAATCACTCTCCGATGAGGATGATGACATACTAATTCCTAACTTAGCTGCCATGTCAAACATCTTCGAAATGGGATATCAATCTTTTGATGGTGGAGTCACTCACATGGGCGAGTCAGATCCTAATTGCACGCGGTGGTTGATCTAA
- the LOC130715699 gene encoding uncharacterized protein LOC130715699 — protein sequence MSLPEMGYLIATRLQVVFISISLKGCYTYLPLRGGAPPEVHPVIAVGHVTNHFVQLKLKPGHPMPTIAPQWPFLAKEPTDQWIFPYAARLATFTAELNAWIDPTGGPQENVFIDLGED from the exons ATGTCTCTACCGGAGATGGGGTACCTCATTGCTACGAGGTTGCAAGTTGTCTTCatctccatttcactaaaaGGTTGTTACACTTATCTGCCATTGAGAGGAGGCGCCCCACCGGAAGTACATCCCGTTATAGCAGTTGGTCACGTCACCAACCACTTTGTTCAG CTCAAGCTTAAGCCGGGACATCCTATGCCAACAATAGCTCCCCAATGGCCGTTTTTGGCCAAAGAACCCACCGACCAATGGATCTTCCCGTATGCGGCGCGTTTGGCTACATTTACGGCAGAATTGAATGCTTGGATTGATCCTACGGGTGGTCCTCAAGAGAATGTCTTTATAGACCTTGGAGAAGATTGA
- the LOC130712461 gene encoding protein MAIN-LIKE 1-like, whose protein sequence is MKLAKLTCEGEGDDMSAVRQRVEGTGLYPLFSCTYLEIDTPLLSALVERWHEDTSSFHMPFGEMTITLDDVSSILHLPMGDRFYTPGQASREQAAETCVLLLGGVATDYIMEFKAVKTIGLRFGFLQTLYTRALAEHRHDHAARMWLLHLLGSTLFANKSGGHYTSVHWIGMLQHLDRVSEYAWGAIALATLYDALGHASRRKTKQMSGCSSLLVAWVFEHFPPTIIQRIEVPEYTEDQPRACRWMESRAGHAGLMERRVIFDEMTAEDIIWTPYEEHRSHRELDVRALYSGYIRTPIRTAVRPHLPERVMRQFGIPGL, encoded by the exons ATGAAGCTGGCAAAGCTGACATGTGAGGGCGAGGGAGACGATATGAGCGCTGTTCGTCAGCGTGTGGAGGGGACCGGACTCTATCCGCTCTTCAGTTGCACCTATCTGGAGATAGACACACCCCTTCTATCTGCCCTCGTCGAGAGATGGCATGAGGATACCAGCAGCTTCCACATGCCATTCGGGGAGATGACCATCACCCTGGATGACGTGTCATCTATACTTCATTTGCCGATGGGTGATAGGTTTTATACTCCCGGACAGGCCAGCAGAGAACAGGCAGCGGAGACCTGTGTTCTGCTCTTAGGAGGGGTAGCCACGGACTACATCATGGAGTTTAAGGCGGTGAAGACCATTGGCTTGCGATTCGGGTTCTTGCAGACTCTTTACACTAGGGCTCTTGCTG AGCATCGGCATGACCATGCAGCACGGATGTGGCTACTTCACCTCCTCGGCTCGACCTTGTTTGCGAACAAGAGTGGAGGACACTACACTTCTGTCCATTGGATCGGCATGCTGCAGCACCTTGATCGGGTGTCAGAGTATGCGTGGGGCGCCATTGCACTAGCTACACTGTATGATGCACTTGGTCATGCCTCACGGAGGAAGACCAAGCAGATGAGCGGTTGTTCTTCCCTCCTGGTAGCTTGGGTGTTTGAGCACTTCCCACCCACCATTATTCAGCGGATTGAGGTCCCCGAGTACACGGAGGACCAGCCCAGAGCGTGCAGGTGGATGGAGTCCCGGGCTGGGCATGCTGGACTGATGGAGAGGCGAGTAATCTTCGATGAGATGACGGCAGAGGACATCATATGGACACCGTATGAGGAGCACAGGAGTCACAGAGAGCTGGACGTCCGAGCTTTATACTCAGGCTACATCCGGACTCCCATCCGGACGGCCGTGCGACCTCATCTTCCTGAGCGTGTGATGCGGCAGTTTGG CATACCAGGATTATGA
- the LOC130712460 gene encoding uncharacterized protein LOC130712460 yields the protein MLDMLIDQFLLFNLNRNIGLATHAALIRKLLKRLELGSKNKQKSLFILSEMAKRKSQGRRKSHVAGSSHDATEDVEDRHTAPDDVEDRHRRLHASFRRVRGRFGEDQDVGGTSNEERRDPCEMIPEPSRQTTPEPSPPSRQMTPQSSAESEHEVDVEHEVNVELQVDVEPEVGVELEGDAGARRDEVPVQTEAPFPGGLMICHCWSVTHITLRRVCGIIL from the exons ATGCTAGACATGCTTATTGATCAA TTTCTGCTTTTTAATTTGAATAGAAACATTGGCCTTGCTACTCATGCAGCATTGATCAGGAAACTGTTGAAAAGATTAGAGTTGGGAtcaaagaacaaacagaaatcACTGTTCATTTTATCAGAG atgGCTAAGAGGAAGAGCCAAGGGCGCAGGAAATCACATGTTGCTGGGAGCTCCCATGATGCCACGGAGGATGTTGAGGATCGCCACACAGCCCCGGATGATGTTGAGGATCGCCACAGACGGCTGCATGCTTCTTTTCGTAGAGTCAGAGGCAGATTTGGTGAGGACCAGGATGTTGGTGGGACATCAAATGAGGAGCGTCGAGACCCTTGTGAGATGATTCCTGAGCCTTCTCGTCAGACGACTCCCGAGCCTTCTCCGCCTTCTCGTCAGATGACTCCTCAGAGTTCGGCAGAGAGTGAGCATGAGGTTGATGTGGAGCATGAGGTTAATGTGGAGCTTCAGGTTGATGTGGAGCCTGAGGTTGGTGTGGAGCTTGAGGGTGATGCTGGAGCACGACGGGATGAGGTGCCAGTCCAGACAGAGGCACCGTTTCCAGGGGGCCTGATGATCTGTCACTGTTGGTCCGTTACCCACATCACGTTGCGCCGTGTCTGTGGCATCATATTATAG